One genomic segment of Catalinimonas alkaloidigena includes these proteins:
- a CDS encoding three component ABC system middle component encodes MSSIVDTLYELKYNPFEYGAYFASFYRALGELENNLLLAPLVIPLCSHPIFGQKLFNSNVRSTIWSVFSDRTKLYDLQERIDGFQELTEQSIQYCLVNDWLFVNEECLSLYAYDDSNLVFTNQKSAEKLGRLFIGHSVVEIYAFLGGKPR; translated from the coding sequence ATGAGCAGTATTGTCGATACCCTGTACGAGTTGAAGTATAACCCGTTTGAGTACGGGGCATATTTTGCTTCGTTTTACCGTGCTTTAGGCGAGTTAGAAAATAATCTTTTACTCGCTCCATTGGTGATCCCTCTTTGTAGCCATCCTATATTTGGCCAGAAGTTATTCAACTCTAATGTTAGAAGCACTATCTGGTCAGTTTTTAGCGATCGTACCAAGCTTTATGATTTACAAGAACGAATAGATGGATTTCAAGAGTTAACAGAGCAAAGCATTCAATATTGCTTAGTTAATGATTGGCTGTTTGTGAATGAAGAGTGTTTATCACTTTATGCATATGATGATTCTAATTTAGTCTTTACCAATCAAAAAAGTGCTGAGAAGTTAGGGCGATTATTTATCGGTCACTCAGTGGTTGAAATATATGCATTTTTAGGAGGGAAACCGCGATGA